One window of the Lemur catta isolate mLemCat1 chromosome 6, mLemCat1.pri, whole genome shotgun sequence genome contains the following:
- the ADM2 gene encoding protein ADM2, with product MARVLTVAVGCISLLCLQLPGALSRGLGGGPRPVRPREPPARTSSRDLQPWHPAPRPVVQKLHQGPQPQRSASLAPVMGQPLWHGGGRHSAPRRHLGSHRPRAQLLRVGCVLGTCQVHNLSHRLWQLVGPAGRRDSAPVDPSSPHSYG from the exons ATGGCCCGGGTCCTGACGGTCGCCGTCGGGTGCATCAGCCTCCTCTGCCTGCAGCTCCCGGGCGCGCTGTCCCGCGGCCTGGGCGGGGGCCCGCGGCCGGTCAGACCTCG GGAGCCCCCAGCCCGGACCTCCTCCAGAGACCTGCAGCCCTGGCACCCTGCACCCCGTCCTGTGGTCCAGAAGCTTCATCAGGGCCCCCAGCCACAGAGAAGTGCCAGCCTGGCCCCTGTGATGGGTCAGCCACTCTGGCATGGTGGCGGCCGACACTCAGCTCCCCGAAGACACCTGGGCTCCCACAGGCCCCGAGCCCAGCTCCTGCGGGTGGGCTGCGTGCTGGGGACCTGCCAGGTGCACAATCTCAGCCACCGCCTGTGGCAGCTTGTGGGACCGGCCGGCCGGCGGGACTCAGCGCCTGTggaccccagcagcccccacagcTATGGCTGA